The proteins below are encoded in one region of Reichenbachiella sp. 5M10:
- a CDS encoding sulfatase, which translates to MKNQLILLLGVLALGSCSTPKEEASKPKRPNILFIMSDDHAYQAISAYGSELLQTPNIDRLADEGMLFTNACVSNSICAPSRATILTGKHTHINGKIDNLMPFDTTQVTFPQIFQDNGYQTAMFGKLHFGNNPKGVDDFMILPGQGYYLNPDFNTPKGDTTIMGYVTDVITDLTLDWLKEDRDEDKPFMMMYMHKAPHRPWWPRADKFAEFTQKQFPEPETLFDDYSNRGTAAKTAEMNLLTHMMYSHDSKIRPELLEEMGDKASPKVEEFENGFYGPYGRATAEQKAQYDPILDKINADFEQNWPNMTEEEKMRWKYQRYMQDYLGCISSVDDNVGRVLDYLDESGLAENTIVVYTSDQGFYLGDHGWFDKRFIYNESFKTPLMVRWPQKIKAGVVENEMVQNLDFAQTLLEAAGIDAPSDMQGESLMPLLTGNKEQWDRDAVYYHYYEYPSVHMVKRHYGIVTKEYKLAHFYYDIDEWELYDRLNDPNEMNNVYDDPAYAEVVAELKDKLTELRAKYKDSPELDSVFIEKYKNMQIEKGNDFW; encoded by the coding sequence ATGAAAAATCAATTGATACTATTATTGGGCGTTTTGGCACTAGGGTCGTGTAGCACGCCCAAGGAAGAAGCGAGCAAACCTAAGCGCCCCAATATCCTTTTTATCATGTCGGATGATCACGCCTATCAGGCCATCAGTGCCTACGGCAGTGAGCTGCTCCAGACCCCCAATATCGACCGCTTGGCAGATGAGGGGATGCTTTTTACCAACGCGTGTGTGTCCAACTCGATCTGCGCTCCGTCGAGAGCGACGATCCTCACGGGCAAGCACACGCACATCAATGGCAAGATCGACAACCTGATGCCTTTCGATACCACGCAGGTGACTTTCCCACAGATATTTCAGGACAATGGCTACCAGACGGCCATGTTTGGCAAGTTGCACTTCGGCAACAACCCCAAGGGTGTGGATGATTTTATGATCTTGCCGGGCCAGGGCTACTACCTCAATCCCGACTTCAATACGCCCAAGGGTGACACCACCATCATGGGCTATGTGACCGATGTGATCACCGACTTGACCCTCGATTGGCTCAAAGAAGATCGCGACGAAGACAAGCCCTTTATGATGATGTATATGCACAAGGCACCGCACCGTCCCTGGTGGCCAAGAGCAGACAAGTTTGCCGAGTTTACACAAAAGCAATTCCCAGAGCCAGAGACCTTGTTCGACGATTACTCTAACCGTGGCACAGCGGCCAAGACTGCAGAGATGAACTTGCTCACACACATGATGTACAGCCACGATAGCAAGATCAGACCAGAACTACTAGAGGAGATGGGTGACAAGGCCTCTCCCAAAGTAGAGGAATTCGAAAACGGTTTTTATGGTCCGTATGGGAGAGCCACTGCCGAACAAAAAGCGCAATACGACCCGATCCTTGATAAGATCAATGCCGACTTTGAGCAAAACTGGCCCAACATGACCGAGGAGGAGAAAATGAGATGGAAGTACCAGCGATACATGCAGGATTACCTGGGCTGCATATCTTCTGTGGACGACAATGTAGGCCGTGTGCTGGATTATCTAGACGAAAGCGGCCTGGCAGAAAACACCATCGTAGTGTACACTTCAGATCAGGGCTTCTATCTCGGAGATCACGGCTGGTTCGACAAGCGATTTATCTACAACGAATCCTTCAAAACCCCACTGATGGTGAGATGGCCGCAAAAGATAAAAGCCGGTGTAGTAGAAAACGAAATGGTGCAAAACCTGGACTTTGCGCAGACCTTGCTGGAGGCGGCTGGCATAGATGCGCCGAGCGACATGCAGGGCGAGAGCCTGATGCCGCTGCTCACGGGCAACAAGGAGCAATGGGACAGAGATGCCGTCTACTACCACTACTACGAGTACCCGAGCGTGCACATGGTCAAGCGGCACTACGGTATCGTGACCAAGGAGTACAAGCTGGCGCACTTCTACTACGATATCGACGAGTGGGAGCTCTACGATCGCCTCAACGATCCTAATGAAATGAACAATGTCTATGACGATCCAGCCTACGCCGAAGTAGTCGCAGAGCTCAAAGACAAACTCACCGAACTGCGTGCGAAGTACAAAGACTCTCCCGAACTGGACAGTGTCTTTATCGAAAAGTACAAAAACATGCAGATCGAGAAGGGTAATGATTTTTGGTAG
- a CDS encoding DUF6702 family protein, whose amino-acid sequence MKKITLFLLGIVLLLNSAKAHQADISSITLVQHNEQWTMQLNAAAAAFQYVVKQQFGENAYTTAEEFNQLLVNHLRKSIDLRVDGKQVEVGHGFVQLAHATSVIFELHSIPVSIQEISIQNQAFKNIHQSRSLFSISKEGLEKKAFVLHKENNYRLDLALQDNAIVENTQKATQSWLMLPSLALLVGFAVYFLWRGAYKRKGLTVTHPS is encoded by the coding sequence ATGAAGAAAATAACTTTGTTCTTGTTGGGCATAGTGCTTTTGCTGAACTCAGCAAAAGCACATCAAGCTGATATCTCATCAATCACACTAGTACAGCACAATGAACAGTGGACAATGCAACTAAATGCAGCAGCGGCAGCTTTTCAATATGTAGTAAAGCAGCAATTTGGAGAAAATGCATATACCACTGCGGAAGAATTTAATCAGTTGCTAGTGAATCATCTACGTAAGTCAATAGATCTTCGAGTCGATGGCAAGCAAGTAGAGGTCGGTCATGGTTTTGTACAACTCGCTCATGCAACTTCTGTGATCTTCGAACTGCATAGCATCCCCGTTTCGATACAAGAAATTTCAATTCAAAACCAAGCATTCAAAAACATCCATCAGAGCCGCAGCCTATTTAGTATTTCTAAAGAGGGTTTGGAAAAGAAAGCTTTTGTACTCCATAAAGAAAATAACTATCGCCTTGATCTGGCTCTTCAAGACAACGCAATAGTCGAAAACACACAAAAGGCTACACAATCATGGCTAATGCTACCCAGTTTGGCTCTATTGGTAGGATTTGCTGTGTATTTTCTATGGAGAGGGGCCTACAAAAGGAAGGGATTGACAGTGACTCACCCGTCATAA
- a CDS encoding YHYH protein, whose product MQKIRLIMTSVLLATVMLSANSCKDENNTTNFNHDTEIGTIVDVDSELFLQGTTVTVVDCTLSNGTTTTCYQIIASTPTDHEMGPWCPDNISDDAEAGGIWIENGEVYDVDGAFIANMANFYSDDTWLMYDENGDVYVTNTETDCINAANPDVGEDYKNYCVECIPDYITELTRTWLIPTTPVKLTSYEYFAGMGPNSSGPLVRGIAFNGVEFSASAPVDNILSAYTLAPFDDAGGHINVHQGYHYHAATGKSAQISQEDGHAPMIGYAIDGHGIFAQLNEDSTEPDDLDACRGHYDDTRGYHYHVDAPGSNNFINCLYGAYIY is encoded by the coding sequence ATGCAAAAGATTCGATTGATTATGACCTCAGTGCTACTAGCTACTGTGATGCTATCAGCCAATAGTTGTAAAGATGAAAACAACACAACAAATTTCAATCATGACACAGAAATAGGCACCATAGTAGATGTAGATTCTGAGCTATTCCTCCAAGGCACGACGGTTACTGTAGTAGACTGTACGCTTTCGAATGGTACCACTACTACTTGTTATCAAATCATAGCTAGCACTCCTACAGATCATGAAATGGGCCCTTGGTGCCCTGACAACATATCCGATGATGCGGAGGCTGGAGGTATCTGGATAGAAAATGGAGAAGTATACGACGTAGACGGAGCATTCATTGCCAATATGGCCAACTTCTACAGCGACGACACCTGGTTGATGTATGACGAAAATGGAGACGTCTACGTGACCAATACCGAAACAGACTGTATCAATGCAGCCAATCCCGATGTGGGAGAAGATTACAAAAACTATTGCGTAGAATGTATCCCCGACTACATCACTGAATTGACCCGCACTTGGTTGATCCCGACTACACCGGTCAAACTTACTTCCTACGAATACTTTGCGGGCATGGGACCCAACTCATCTGGCCCCTTGGTAAGAGGTATCGCTTTCAATGGCGTAGAATTTTCCGCTTCCGCCCCAGTAGACAACATATTGAGTGCCTATACCTTGGCGCCTTTTGATGATGCAGGAGGACACATCAACGTACACCAAGGCTATCACTACCATGCCGCCACAGGTAAATCTGCACAAATCTCTCAAGAAGACGGACATGCTCCTATGATCGGATATGCCATTGACGGTCACGGCATATTCGCACAACTCAACGAAGACAGCACAGAACCCGATGATCTGGATGCCTGCCGAGGACACTATGATGACACTAGAGGCTACCATTACCATGTAGATGCTCCCGGTTCCAATAATTTCATCAACTGTCTGTATGGTGCATACATCTATTAA
- a CDS encoding RNA polymerase sigma factor, with protein sequence MIEENKCIEAIANGSQEALEQLYTHYSDRVYNTLISYTKNTEDAEELLQDVFVTIYHTAHSFQFSSSISTWIYRIAVNKSLDFLRKKKSQKRAGIFTSIYLKNSTEIKYESPDFVHPGVKLENKEDAKLLFRAIDNLSENQKTAFILTQIEGLPQKEVAEIMNQSRKSIESLVQRAKQNLKQALEKHYPDRGIKNKNTSK encoded by the coding sequence ATGATCGAAGAAAACAAATGTATAGAAGCCATCGCAAATGGCAGCCAAGAGGCACTAGAGCAACTATACACCCACTATAGTGATCGCGTATACAACACATTGATCAGCTACACCAAAAACACTGAAGATGCCGAGGAGCTATTGCAAGATGTTTTTGTCACGATCTATCATACCGCACATAGCTTTCAATTCAGCTCATCGATCAGCACCTGGATTTACCGTATCGCTGTAAACAAATCATTGGATTTTCTACGAAAGAAAAAAAGCCAAAAAAGAGCAGGCATCTTCACCTCCATTTACCTCAAAAACAGTACGGAGATCAAATATGAATCCCCCGATTTTGTACATCCCGGAGTAAAGCTAGAAAACAAAGAAGATGCTAAATTGCTCTTTCGTGCCATCGACAATCTTTCTGAAAATCAAAAAACGGCCTTCATCCTGACTCAAATCGAAGGTCTACCTCAAAAAGAAGTAGCAGAGATCATGAATCAAAGCAGAAAGAGCATAGAATCACTGGTACAACGTGCCAAACAAAATTTGAAACAAGCGTTAGAAAAACACTACCCAGACCGAGGGATCAAAAATAAAAACACGTCGAAATGA
- a CDS encoding alpha-L-fucosidase — protein sequence MKKALNYLCAALLIFGAACQQKAKEENKEATEEEVVISDDERMEWWRDAGFGMFIHWGAYAVPGGQRGDTICGGGAEWIMDKLDYTIEDYEKEVVAEFNPTDFDANKWVAMAKDAGMKYIVITSKHHDGFCLWDSKVTDYDIMDASDFKRDIIKELAEACEKEGIKFCFYHSIVDWHHPQAQAPLYPNYNAGQKDQTVFNPEFPKYYENYLKPQVQELLTNYGDIGVVWFDGDWIPDYTTEMGKEMYNMILDIQPRTIVNNRVDKGRNGMEGMDKEGNFAGDFGTPEQEIPDTGIDADWEACMTMNGSWGYKPSDTNWKSSEDLIQKLVDIVSKGGNFLLNVGPDPKGNFPPESVERLADMGKWTKVNGEAIYGAKASPYERPEWGRYTAKDGIVYAHVFEWPEDGQLVINTEIKPKKITLLADSATILEWDADQSVIMLPAEVVDPVATVIKIEY from the coding sequence ATGAAGAAAGCATTGAATTACTTGTGCGCAGCTCTGTTGATATTCGGAGCGGCATGTCAGCAAAAAGCGAAAGAAGAAAATAAGGAAGCGACAGAAGAGGAAGTAGTCATCAGCGATGATGAGCGTATGGAGTGGTGGCGAGATGCCGGATTCGGGATGTTTATCCACTGGGGTGCCTATGCAGTGCCAGGAGGTCAGCGTGGCGATACCATTTGTGGTGGTGGTGCCGAGTGGATCATGGACAAGCTGGACTATACCATCGAAGATTATGAAAAAGAAGTGGTCGCTGAGTTCAATCCGACAGATTTTGACGCGAACAAATGGGTAGCCATGGCCAAGGATGCAGGAATGAAGTACATCGTGATTACTTCTAAGCATCACGATGGTTTTTGTCTGTGGGATTCTAAAGTGACGGACTATGACATCATGGATGCCTCTGATTTCAAGAGAGACATCATCAAGGAGCTGGCAGAGGCTTGTGAGAAGGAAGGTATCAAGTTTTGCTTCTACCACTCGATCGTAGACTGGCACCACCCCCAGGCTCAAGCGCCACTGTACCCCAATTACAACGCGGGACAGAAAGACCAGACCGTTTTCAATCCTGAGTTTCCCAAATACTACGAAAACTACCTGAAACCGCAGGTTCAGGAGCTCCTGACCAACTATGGAGACATAGGTGTAGTTTGGTTCGATGGAGATTGGATTCCTGACTATACCACAGAGATGGGCAAGGAGATGTATAACATGATCCTGGATATACAACCTCGTACGATCGTCAACAATCGTGTGGACAAAGGTCGCAATGGCATGGAAGGTATGGACAAAGAAGGCAACTTTGCGGGAGATTTCGGGACACCAGAGCAGGAAATTCCTGATACAGGTATTGATGCGGATTGGGAAGCTTGTATGACCATGAACGGGTCGTGGGGCTACAAGCCATCCGACACCAACTGGAAGAGCAGTGAAGATCTGATCCAGAAGCTGGTCGATATCGTGTCCAAAGGAGGTAATTTTCTGCTCAATGTAGGGCCTGATCCGAAGGGGAACTTCCCGCCCGAAAGTGTAGAGCGTCTGGCCGACATGGGCAAGTGGACCAAAGTAAATGGTGAAGCGATTTATGGAGCTAAGGCGAGTCCCTACGAAAGACCTGAGTGGGGAAGATATACGGCTAAGGACGGGATAGTCTATGCCCATGTATTTGAGTGGCCAGAAGATGGCCAATTGGTGATCAATACCGAAATCAAGCCGAAGAAAATCACCCTGTTGGCTGACTCTGCGACTATCTTGGAGTGGGATGCAGACCAGTCTGTGATCATGCTGCCAGCTGAGGTTGTAGACCCAGTCGCGACTGTGATCAAAATAGAATATTAA
- a CDS encoding peptide-binding protein, whose product MKTFIYYLPLWALVALLWSCSETGRTIYVNPEGQAMGTGSATDPYNSIEKALLVAELYMEEEGVQDITIHLQAGIYRLTQPIALSAAQSGLDIIGAGSDQVSIKGSVLLDLKWETYQGKIQVAPIPEGVDFDQFYANGRGQILARYPNYDEEGGDWQGHAADAIAPERIRTWSHPEGAYFHAMHRGRWGGFHYQIAGVDSTGQAILEGGHQNNRPSAPHDQYQMVENVFEELDSPGEWFLDQENNKLYYWPEQGLDMATATFEGAVLENLISIQGSEENPVSDISISGIKFEHTRRTFMNEYEQLLRSDWSIFRGAAFFIEGAENCELRACEFTQLGGNVIFVSGYNRQIDIAENHIHECGASAICFVGEASAVRSPSFRYGQFVPVAEMDTVKGPQSNEYPKNCVAENNLIYRIGRLEKQTAGVEIAMAMNITVRNNSIYDVPRAGINIGDGTWGGHVLEYNDVFNTVLETGDHGSFNSWGRDRFWHPNRRYMDSLTMTNRAMTGWDAIHTTIIRNNRFRCDHGWDIDLDDGSSNYHIYNNLCLNGGIKLREGFDRVVENNVMVNNGMHPHVWFANSEDVIRHNIAMKAHQDVSQRGWGKEIDQNFFTNEDALQLSLSKGLDSASRFGDPLFVDPASLDYRVEEGSPALAVGFENFPMDQFGVQVPALKSLAETPEVPDVDMASQQAVVNSVLWRGMKLKSIETMAEQSATGLPEIAGVMVLKIMDRQAQPLRLKTEDVILEVDGVKIKTVDDFLSLDWERLDKEKAALVVMRNQAERRYRMK is encoded by the coding sequence ATGAAGACTTTTATTTACTATCTACCGCTATGGGCGTTAGTTGCTTTGCTGTGGAGCTGTTCAGAGACGGGCCGAACCATCTATGTCAATCCCGAAGGTCAGGCGATGGGCACAGGATCTGCCACTGATCCCTACAATTCGATCGAAAAAGCCCTGCTGGTGGCCGAACTTTACATGGAGGAGGAAGGAGTTCAGGACATTACCATACATCTACAAGCCGGGATTTACCGATTGACTCAACCTATTGCATTATCTGCCGCCCAGAGCGGACTGGACATCATTGGAGCGGGTAGCGATCAGGTCAGTATCAAGGGTTCTGTACTCCTAGACTTGAAATGGGAAACCTATCAAGGAAAGATACAGGTAGCTCCCATCCCTGAAGGTGTAGATTTCGATCAGTTTTATGCCAATGGCCGAGGACAGATTCTCGCTCGCTATCCCAACTACGACGAGGAGGGTGGCGACTGGCAGGGACATGCCGCTGATGCCATCGCGCCTGAGCGCATCCGTACTTGGTCGCATCCCGAAGGAGCCTACTTTCATGCCATGCACCGTGGTAGATGGGGAGGATTCCACTACCAGATAGCAGGAGTAGACAGTACGGGCCAGGCCATCCTAGAGGGTGGACACCAAAACAACCGACCCTCAGCGCCGCACGACCAGTACCAGATGGTCGAAAATGTATTCGAAGAACTCGACAGCCCGGGCGAGTGGTTTCTGGATCAAGAAAATAACAAACTGTACTACTGGCCGGAGCAAGGGCTGGATATGGCCACTGCTACCTTTGAGGGAGCTGTTCTGGAAAACCTCATTTCCATCCAGGGAAGCGAAGAAAACCCTGTGTCAGACATTAGTATATCAGGGATCAAGTTCGAGCATACCCGTCGTACTTTTATGAACGAGTACGAGCAGTTGCTCCGCAGCGACTGGTCGATCTTCAGAGGAGCGGCATTTTTCATCGAAGGAGCCGAAAACTGTGAGCTGCGTGCTTGTGAGTTTACCCAGCTGGGAGGCAATGTGATTTTCGTAAGTGGCTACAATCGCCAGATCGACATAGCCGAAAACCATATCCACGAATGTGGAGCCAGTGCTATTTGCTTCGTGGGAGAGGCCTCTGCTGTACGGTCACCTTCGTTTCGCTACGGGCAGTTTGTGCCGGTGGCAGAGATGGACACCGTCAAAGGTCCGCAAAGCAACGAGTACCCCAAAAATTGTGTCGCCGAAAATAACCTGATCTATCGTATCGGTCGGCTAGAAAAACAAACGGCTGGTGTAGAGATCGCCATGGCCATGAACATCACTGTCCGCAACAACAGCATATACGATGTGCCCCGTGCAGGTATCAACATCGGTGATGGTACCTGGGGGGGGCATGTATTGGAGTACAACGACGTGTTCAATACCGTGCTGGAAACGGGCGATCACGGCTCGTTCAACTCCTGGGGACGCGACCGCTTTTGGCACCCCAACCGTCGATACATGGACAGCCTGACTATGACCAATCGCGCCATGACAGGCTGGGACGCCATCCATACGACCATCATTCGCAACAACCGTTTCCGCTGCGACCATGGCTGGGATATCGATCTCGACGATGGCTCGTCCAATTACCATATCTACAACAACCTTTGCCTCAATGGCGGTATCAAACTGCGTGAAGGATTTGATCGGGTGGTAGAAAACAACGTGATGGTCAACAATGGAATGCACCCACATGTGTGGTTTGCCAACTCCGAAGACGTGATTCGTCACAATATCGCCATGAAGGCACACCAGGACGTGAGCCAGCGTGGTTGGGGCAAGGAGATCGACCAAAATTTCTTTACGAATGAGGATGCTTTGCAGCTATCTCTAAGCAAGGGATTGGATTCTGCGAGTCGATTTGGAGACCCGCTCTTTGTAGATCCAGCCAGCCTGGACTATCGTGTGGAAGAAGGCTCGCCGGCATTGGCTGTAGGTTTTGAAAATTTCCCGATGGATCAATTTGGGGTGCAAGTTCCTGCATTGAAATCCCTGGCCGAAACCCCAGAAGTACCGGATGTAGACATGGCCAGCCAGCAGGCGGTAGTCAACTCGGTGCTATGGCGCGGCATGAAGCTCAAGAGTATCGAAACCATGGCAGAACAGTCTGCTACCGGGCTGCCAGAGATCGCCGGTGTGATGGTACTCAAGATCATGGATCGACAAGCGCAACCGCTCAGGTTGAAGACCGAAGATGTGATCCTGGAAGTGGACGGAGTGAAGATCAAAACCGTCGATGACTTTTTATCCCTCGACTGGGAAAGACTGGACAAAGAGAAAGCAGCGCTCGTAGTGATGCGCAATCAGGCAGAGCGCCGGTACCGCATGAAGTGA
- a CDS encoding glycoside hydrolase family 30 beta sandwich domain-containing protein → MRKYSLIGIWAGVCLSMGSMAQNVDMVYTTESQRWVEPKKFMTKTEATAENTISVYPEETLQEMDGFGGAFNELGWDALSYLPQSESDKVFQEMFSEDGANFSMCRIPIGASDYALSYYSSNDVPEDFAMRDFNIDRDRYILIPFIKEALKVRPDLQVWGSPWSPPAWMKVNEHYAMRNGEFGNAKDGNKMNPGAKILNNATGFKMQERYLEAYALYFSKFVSAYANEGVPLFAIMPQNEIAFQPNWPSCTWRPEDMAYFIGEFLGPQFEKDGVASKIWLGSVNASDPNYVRTVLNNEKAQQYLAGVGFQWGGAKAIATIHDEYPQLQYMQTENKCGEHENDWTSVERSWKDLLHYINSGAGSYMYWNMILDETGSSAWGWPQNSMVVVDRDSKEVKYTDEYYLFKHISHFVQPGDRFLKSEGKNQLAFKKADGTVVVLLYNGAEQNSLRTVNIGDQKVNLDLKPRSISTVTISNY, encoded by the coding sequence ATGAGAAAATATAGTCTAATAGGTATCTGGGCTGGCGTGTGTCTCTCGATGGGGAGCATGGCGCAGAATGTGGATATGGTCTATACCACCGAGAGCCAGCGATGGGTGGAGCCCAAGAAGTTTATGACCAAAACTGAGGCTACTGCCGAAAATACCATATCAGTCTACCCTGAGGAGACTTTGCAGGAGATGGATGGATTTGGTGGGGCATTCAACGAACTAGGTTGGGACGCACTGTCCTATTTGCCACAGTCCGAGTCAGACAAAGTCTTTCAGGAGATGTTTTCGGAGGATGGAGCCAACTTTTCCATGTGCCGCATTCCTATTGGCGCCAGTGACTATGCCCTGAGCTACTATAGTTCCAACGACGTGCCAGAGGACTTTGCCATGCGAGACTTCAATATTGATCGGGACAGATATATACTGATCCCCTTTATCAAAGAGGCCTTGAAGGTCAGACCTGATTTGCAAGTATGGGGGTCGCCCTGGTCTCCACCAGCCTGGATGAAGGTAAATGAGCACTACGCGATGCGAAACGGCGAATTTGGCAATGCCAAAGATGGAAACAAGATGAACCCGGGAGCGAAAATTTTGAACAATGCGACGGGTTTCAAAATGCAAGAAAGATACCTGGAAGCCTACGCTCTTTATTTCTCTAAGTTCGTATCGGCTTATGCCAATGAAGGGGTGCCATTGTTTGCCATCATGCCACAAAATGAAATCGCCTTCCAGCCGAACTGGCCGAGCTGTACCTGGAGACCAGAAGATATGGCCTACTTTATTGGTGAGTTTCTTGGACCACAGTTTGAGAAAGACGGGGTGGCATCAAAGATATGGTTGGGCAGCGTCAATGCCTCTGATCCCAATTATGTCAGGACAGTGTTGAACAACGAAAAAGCACAGCAGTATTTGGCAGGTGTAGGATTTCAATGGGGTGGCGCCAAAGCGATAGCCACGATTCATGACGAATACCCTCAGCTCCAATACATGCAGACCGAAAACAAATGTGGTGAGCACGAAAACGATTGGACTTCTGTGGAAAGGTCATGGAAAGATCTGCTGCACTACATCAATAGCGGAGCAGGCTCCTATATGTATTGGAACATGATCCTCGACGAGACAGGCAGCAGTGCTTGGGGCTGGCCGCAAAACTCCATGGTCGTAGTAGATCGTGATAGCAAAGAAGTGAAATACACCGACGAGTATTACCTCTTCAAGCATATCTCTCACTTTGTACAGCCTGGAGATCGTTTTTTGAAATCTGAAGGCAAAAACCAATTGGCTTTCAAGAAAGCAGACGGGACAGTGGTCGTCTTACTCTACAACGGCGCGGAGCAAAACAGCCTCCGCACCGTGAATATTGGAGACCAGAAGGTCAATCTGGACCTAAAGCCTAGATCGATCAGCACCGTGACCATAAGTAATTATTAG